One Bradyrhizobium zhanjiangense DNA segment encodes these proteins:
- a CDS encoding efflux RND transporter periplasmic adaptor subunit: protein MKKTRPILWILIIAAVASAGYYGWQKYGSPGAGKTQTTQKAAPRQQAVPVSVAPVQKTDFPVYLTGLGTVQGFNTVQVRSRVDGQIDKLAFREGQIVQQGDLLVSIDPRPYQAALDQAKAKKAQDEANLANANLELQRAMRLGEFATAQRVDTQRSTVAQLTAQIAADEAAIANAQTQLDYTQIKAPITGVAGLRQVDIGNIVNASTQTGIVTISQVEPIAVIFTAPEDQLPYITEGQQAGALKVIAFTTDGKKTLAKGKLAVINNQVDTTSGTIRLKAVFDNKDHTLWPGQSVSTRLLVRTLKDATVVPDDAVQHSTNGLYAYTVNQDNKAEVHKIKVSYGIDGRSVIDEGLTPGQQVITGGQFKVQPGSLVSTAVASSDPAQNKVRHE, encoded by the coding sequence ATGAAAAAAACACGGCCGATCCTCTGGATTCTGATCATCGCGGCCGTGGCCTCCGCGGGTTACTATGGCTGGCAGAAATACGGCTCGCCCGGGGCCGGAAAAACCCAGACGACACAAAAAGCAGCGCCTCGCCAGCAGGCCGTTCCCGTCAGCGTTGCGCCGGTTCAGAAGACCGACTTCCCAGTGTATCTGACCGGTCTCGGCACGGTGCAGGGCTTCAACACCGTCCAAGTCCGCAGCCGAGTGGATGGTCAGATCGACAAGCTCGCCTTCCGCGAAGGCCAGATCGTCCAGCAGGGCGACCTTCTGGTCTCGATCGATCCCCGCCCCTATCAAGCCGCGCTCGATCAGGCCAAAGCCAAGAAGGCGCAGGACGAGGCGAACCTCGCCAACGCCAATCTCGAGCTGCAGCGCGCCATGAGGCTCGGCGAATTCGCGACCGCGCAGCGGGTCGATACCCAGCGTTCCACTGTCGCCCAGCTCACCGCCCAGATCGCGGCCGACGAAGCGGCAATCGCCAACGCCCAGACCCAACTCGACTACACGCAGATCAAGGCGCCGATCACGGGCGTCGCAGGGCTGCGCCAAGTCGACATCGGCAACATCGTCAACGCCTCGACGCAGACCGGCATCGTCACGATCTCGCAGGTCGAGCCGATCGCCGTGATCTTCACGGCACCGGAAGACCAGCTCCCCTACATCACCGAAGGCCAGCAGGCCGGCGCGCTCAAGGTGATCGCCTTCACCACCGACGGCAAGAAGACGCTGGCCAAAGGCAAGCTCGCGGTCATCAACAATCAGGTCGACACGACAAGCGGGACTATTCGGCTCAAGGCGGTGTTCGACAACAAGGACCACACGCTGTGGCCGGGCCAGTCGGTTTCAACGCGTCTTCTGGTGCGGACGCTGAAGGATGCAACCGTGGTTCCCGATGATGCGGTCCAGCATTCGACCAACGGCCTGTACGCTTATACCGTCAATCAGGACAACAAGGCCGAAGTGCACAAGATCAAGGTCAGCTATGGCATCGATGGACGTTCGGTCATCGATGAAGGCCTCACGCCCGGGCAGCAGGTCATCACCGGCGGTCAGTTCAAGGTGCAGCCTGGAAGCCTCGTCTCGACAGCGGTGGCGAGCTCGGATCCGGCCCAGAACAAGGTGCGACACGAATGA
- a CDS encoding multidrug efflux RND transporter permease subunit: MIAGGISAPFIRYPIGTSLLMAGILFVGLVAYPLLPVAPLPQVDFPTIQITANLPGGSPETMASSVAQPLERQFAQIPGIAQMTSTSYLGTASITIQFDLNRSIDGAANDVQGAINAASGQLPKNLPSPPTYRKVNPADAPILLLSATSDTLPLTSVSDAVDAQLAQQISQLSGVAQVFIGGQQKPSIRVQIDPAKLVAKGLSMEDVRSQIAITTVDSPKGNIDGPKRAYTIYANDQLTHAKDWNDVIIAYRNGGPLRIRDIGQAVSGAEDAKQAAWANGKRGVFLVIFKQPGANVIETVDRIKATLPRLVAAIPPAIKIELISDRTTTIRAAVEDVQFTLLLTIALVVMVIFIFLRSFWATVIPTVTVPLALLGACALMWVAGYSLDNLSLMALTIAVGFVVDDAIVMLENITRYIEEGESPLAAAFKGSKEIGFTIVSISISLVAVLIPLLLMGGIIGRLFREFAVVLAMTIFVSMFVSLTLTPMMASRFLRAHGEVTHGKFYQWSERAFDGMLRGYEYVLDHALAWRRTTLAIFFATLGLSIYLFVLIPKGFFPQQDVGLITATSEASQDISFKEMVRRQEQLGKIILADPDVASVAMAIGGSGRAGNNGALYITLKPRDMREASAQQIIARLRPQFDKVEGARLYMQAAQDVRLGGRPTRTQFEFTLQDADLAELNDWAPKILAKMQTLPELRDVATDQQTQGTTVQLKINRDTASRYGIQPQMIDDTLYDAFGQRQVTQYFTQLNTYKVILEILPEMQGDLDSLNKLYLKSPLTGEQVPLSTFATWTTDPVRPLSISHQGQFPAITISFNLAQGVALGQATEAVQRAMVELGAPPTLNSSFQGTAQAFQQSLGTVPLLILAALVVVYLILGILYESYIHPITILSTLPSAGVGALAILMAAGFDFSLIALIGIILLIGIVKKNGIMMVDFAIVAERDEHKTPAESIRQAALLRFRPIMMTTMAALLGGVPLMLGHGTGAEIRQPLGYAMVGGLIVSQALTLFTTPVVYLYLDELNNWFSGWGRSGDGEGDEAAERRSVKQAAE; the protein is encoded by the coding sequence ATGATCGCGGGCGGGATTTCGGCACCCTTCATCCGTTATCCCATCGGCACCTCGCTGCTGATGGCCGGCATTCTCTTCGTCGGCCTCGTCGCCTACCCCCTGCTGCCGGTCGCACCGCTGCCGCAGGTTGACTTCCCGACCATCCAGATCACCGCCAACCTGCCGGGCGGCAGCCCCGAGACGATGGCCTCGTCGGTGGCGCAGCCGCTCGAGCGGCAATTCGCCCAGATCCCCGGCATCGCCCAGATGACATCGACGAGCTATCTGGGTACGGCGTCGATCACCATCCAGTTCGACCTCAATCGCAGCATCGACGGCGCAGCCAACGACGTTCAGGGTGCCATCAACGCCGCCAGCGGCCAGCTGCCGAAGAACCTGCCCTCGCCGCCGACCTACCGCAAGGTCAACCCGGCGGACGCCCCGATCCTGCTGCTGTCGGCGACCTCCGATACACTGCCGCTGACCAGCGTCAGCGACGCCGTCGACGCCCAGCTCGCCCAGCAGATCAGCCAGCTCTCCGGCGTCGCGCAGGTCTTCATCGGCGGCCAGCAGAAGCCGTCCATCCGCGTTCAGATCGACCCGGCGAAACTCGTCGCCAAGGGCCTGTCGATGGAGGACGTCCGCAGCCAGATCGCCATCACCACGGTCGACAGCCCCAAGGGCAATATCGACGGGCCCAAGCGCGCCTACACGATCTACGCCAACGACCAGCTCACCCACGCCAAGGACTGGAACGACGTCATCATCGCCTATCGCAATGGTGGCCCCTTGCGAATCCGCGATATCGGCCAGGCGGTCAGCGGCGCTGAAGACGCCAAGCAGGCGGCCTGGGCCAACGGCAAGCGCGGCGTGTTCCTGGTGATCTTCAAGCAGCCCGGTGCCAACGTCATCGAGACTGTCGACCGGATCAAGGCCACCCTGCCCCGGCTGGTGGCCGCCATTCCGCCCGCAATCAAGATCGAGCTGATCAGCGACCGCACCACGACAATCCGTGCCGCGGTCGAGGACGTCCAGTTCACGCTGCTGCTGACCATCGCGCTCGTGGTCATGGTCATCTTCATCTTCCTGCGCAGCTTCTGGGCGACGGTCATCCCCACGGTCACGGTGCCATTGGCGCTATTGGGCGCTTGCGCCTTGATGTGGGTGGCCGGCTATTCGCTCGACAATTTGTCGCTGATGGCGCTCACCATTGCGGTCGGCTTCGTGGTCGACGATGCCATCGTGATGCTCGAGAACATCACCCGCTACATCGAGGAAGGGGAATCCCCGCTCGCGGCTGCCTTCAAGGGCTCCAAGGAAATCGGTTTCACCATCGTCTCGATCAGCATCTCGCTGGTGGCGGTGCTGATCCCCCTGCTCTTGATGGGGGGCATCATCGGACGCCTGTTCCGCGAATTCGCCGTGGTGCTGGCGATGACGATCTTCGTCTCGATGTTCGTGTCGCTGACGCTGACGCCGATGATGGCCTCGCGCTTCCTGCGCGCGCATGGCGAAGTGACCCACGGCAAGTTCTACCAATGGAGCGAGCGCGCCTTCGACGGGATGCTGCGCGGCTACGAATATGTGCTCGACCACGCCCTGGCCTGGCGCCGCACCACGCTCGCGATCTTCTTCGCCACGCTCGGACTGTCGATCTACCTGTTCGTCCTGATCCCGAAGGGCTTCTTCCCGCAACAGGACGTCGGCCTGATCACGGCCACGTCCGAAGCCTCGCAGGACATTTCGTTCAAGGAAATGGTCAGACGCCAGGAGCAGCTCGGCAAGATCATCCTGGCCGATCCCGATGTTGCCAGCGTTGCCATGGCGATCGGCGGCAGCGGACGCGCCGGCAATAACGGCGCCCTATACATCACGCTCAAGCCTCGCGACATGCGCGAGGCCTCGGCTCAGCAGATCATCGCGCGCCTGCGTCCGCAGTTCGACAAGGTCGAGGGCGCTCGCCTCTACATGCAGGCGGCCCAGGACGTCCGGCTCGGCGGCCGGCCGACCCGTACGCAGTTCGAGTTCACCCTGCAGGACGCCGATCTCGCCGAGCTCAATGACTGGGCGCCAAAGATCCTCGCCAAAATGCAGACGCTGCCGGAGCTGCGCGACGTCGCGACCGACCAGCAGACGCAGGGCACCACGGTGCAGCTCAAGATCAACCGCGACACCGCCTCGCGCTACGGCATCCAGCCGCAGATGATCGATGACACGCTGTATGACGCTTTCGGCCAACGGCAGGTCACGCAGTATTTTACCCAGCTCAACACCTACAAGGTGATCCTCGAGATCCTGCCGGAGATGCAGGGCGATCTCGATAGCCTGAACAAGCTCTACCTGAAGTCGCCGCTGACCGGCGAACAGGTGCCGCTGTCGACCTTCGCGACCTGGACCACCGATCCGGTCCGCCCGCTCTCGATCAGCCATCAGGGTCAGTTCCCGGCGATCACGATCAGCTTCAACCTCGCGCAAGGCGTCGCGCTCGGCCAGGCCACTGAGGCCGTGCAGCGGGCGATGGTGGAGCTCGGCGCGCCACCGACGCTGAATTCGAGCTTCCAGGGCACCGCGCAGGCGTTCCAGCAATCGCTCGGCACCGTGCCGCTGTTGATCCTCGCTGCGCTCGTCGTGGTCTACCTGATCCTCGGCATCCTCTACGAGAGCTACATCCATCCGATCACGATCCTGTCGACCCTGCCGTCGGCCGGCGTCGGCGCGCTCGCGATCCTGATGGCGGCCGGCTTCGACTTCAGCCTGATCGCGCTGATCGGCATCATCCTCCTGATCGGCATCGTGAAGAAGAACGGCATCATGATGGTCGACTTCGCGATCGTCGCCGAGCGCGACGAACACAAGACACCGGCGGAATCGATCCGCCAGGCCGCGCTGCTGCGCTTCCGCCCGATCATGATGACGACGATGGCCGCGCTGCTGGGCGGCGTGCCGCTGATGCTCGGCCACGGCACCGGCGCAGAGATCCGCCAACCGCTCGGCTACGCCATGGTCGGCGGCCTGATCGTCAGCCAGGCGCTGACGCTGTTCACCACGCCAGTGGTTTATCTCTATCTCGACGAGCTCAACAACTGGTTCTCGGGTTGGGGCCGTTCGGGTGACGGCGAAGGGGACGAGGCGGCCGAGCGCCGCAGCGTCAAGCAAGCCGCCGAGTAA
- a CDS encoding DUF1428 domain-containing protein — protein sequence MSYVDGFVLAVPKDKIEAYKTLATTACALWLEHGALDYVECIGDDVPYGELTSFPRAVMAKEDEIVVFSWIVYRDRETRDAVNKKVMADPRLKMDGMPFDGKRMIYGGFTTLLRAGDIAT from the coding sequence ATGTCCTATGTCGATGGTTTCGTGCTGGCCGTGCCGAAGGACAAGATCGAGGCCTACAAGACGCTGGCAACGACTGCCTGCGCACTCTGGCTGGAGCACGGCGCGCTCGACTATGTCGAATGCATCGGCGACGACGTCCCCTATGGCGAGCTCACCTCGTTTCCGCGCGCGGTCATGGCGAAGGAGGACGAGATCGTGGTTTTCTCCTGGATCGTCTACCGCGACCGGGAGACCCGCGATGCCGTCAACAAGAAGGTGATGGCGGACCCGCGGCTGAAAATGGACGGCATGCCGTTCGATGGCAAGCGCATGATCTATGGCGGCTTCACGACGCTGCTTCGGGCAGGCGACATCGCGACCTGA
- a CDS encoding TonB-dependent receptor, with protein MGQVVAPKSLRSVAAFDPMDERSAGVSGKKVSAVASLIAVASVSSGAQAQQSNLPPVTVDAPVERPRPTASKPTPDQVRARNALRRAAQRQQAVQTAPTTPSGPADANPYADPAAPYKVDHVQAGGKFPEKLVDTPKSITVLSKEVLEDKNATSLKQAILSTAGVTLGSGEGGNAFGDRFFIRGFDARNDIFIDGVRDAGVSVRENFFTEQVEILRGPGSTFAGRGVAGGAINIVTKQATTGGSFYNMDSTFGTDQTKRVTLDVNQVIDPTLAVRVGGLFQDANVAGRDYVTDNRNGAFVATTWTPTDTIKVTGNYIHTELTGLPDFGVPYYRPSTASTAGGPFPDFGASRRNWYGFVNRDFFRTGQDIGTINAEVQITPDLMISNKFRASRSTQNYIGTLPEAPSLKNPLSASTLTSNPQSRFQITDVLANQTEATYKFQDWVGFKHTALAGVEVDRERSSIDRYLGLTSEATGIPSTPSGSPTNTSVFFPQNTYLPFGIPSLSGLPTKISIDTVSGYVMDSANYHDLLILNGGFRYDDYSIKSTGYAANGAFGQQSAEFLIPNFNLGLTLKPLPNGSVYVAYATSANPVGAEFDGTSTAYGGLNPTLPGGNTQIFGPEKNKAIEIGTKWELFDRHLLLTAALFQTTKENARESQNVSSAAAAAPLGCVYPTGTTGNISCITAGAAYRIRGIDLGIGGNITDKWSVFGGLVLMQSEVTQSLAPSANKTLYPTNVGRPLANIAHESFSLLSKYQLNDTWELGGQAVYRSKIYGGTLLAANQGTSLPSYWRFDAFAEAKLDQHWKLKLFVNNIFDKRYYDALYQSAAPFVLEAPGRAAYVVLSARY; from the coding sequence ATGGGGCAGGTGGTCGCACCGAAGTCGTTGCGTTCGGTGGCAGCATTCGATCCGATGGATGAGAGGTCCGCGGGCGTTTCCGGCAAAAAGGTTTCAGCGGTCGCGAGCTTGATCGCGGTGGCATCGGTGTCGAGCGGCGCGCAGGCGCAGCAGTCGAACCTGCCGCCGGTGACGGTCGATGCTCCGGTCGAGCGTCCGCGTCCGACGGCATCGAAGCCGACACCTGATCAGGTCCGCGCGCGCAACGCGCTTCGCCGCGCAGCGCAGCGGCAGCAGGCGGTACAGACGGCTCCGACAACGCCCTCCGGTCCCGCCGACGCCAATCCCTATGCCGACCCGGCCGCGCCCTACAAGGTCGATCACGTGCAGGCCGGCGGCAAATTTCCGGAGAAGCTGGTCGATACGCCGAAGTCGATCACAGTTCTCAGCAAGGAAGTGCTCGAGGACAAGAACGCCACGTCGCTGAAGCAGGCGATCCTCAGCACGGCCGGCGTGACGCTTGGCTCGGGAGAGGGCGGCAACGCGTTCGGCGACCGCTTCTTCATCCGCGGCTTCGACGCCCGCAACGACATCTTCATCGACGGCGTGCGTGACGCCGGTGTCAGCGTGCGTGAAAACTTCTTCACTGAACAGGTTGAGATTCTGCGCGGTCCCGGTTCGACCTTCGCCGGCCGCGGTGTCGCCGGCGGCGCGATCAACATCGTGACCAAGCAGGCGACGACCGGGGGCAGCTTCTACAACATGGACAGCACGTTTGGCACCGACCAGACCAAGCGTGTCACGCTCGACGTCAACCAGGTGATCGACCCAACGCTCGCAGTCCGCGTCGGCGGCTTGTTCCAGGACGCCAATGTCGCGGGTCGCGACTACGTCACGGATAACCGGAACGGTGCTTTCGTCGCGACGACGTGGACGCCGACCGACACGATCAAGGTCACCGGCAACTACATCCACACCGAACTGACCGGTCTTCCGGACTTCGGCGTGCCGTATTATCGACCGAGCACCGCGTCCACCGCTGGCGGTCCGTTCCCGGATTTTGGAGCGAGCCGAAGGAACTGGTACGGGTTCGTCAATCGCGACTTCTTCCGGACGGGCCAGGACATCGGTACGATCAATGCGGAAGTGCAGATCACGCCCGATCTGATGATCAGCAACAAATTCCGCGCTTCGCGCTCGACGCAGAATTACATCGGGACGCTGCCGGAAGCGCCGTCGCTGAAGAATCCGCTCTCGGCTTCGACGCTGACCTCCAATCCGCAGAGCCGTTTTCAGATCACCGACGTGCTCGCCAACCAGACCGAGGCGACCTACAAGTTCCAGGATTGGGTCGGGTTCAAGCACACCGCGCTGGCGGGTGTCGAGGTCGATCGTGAACGGTCTTCGATCGACAGGTATCTTGGGCTGACCTCGGAGGCCACCGGCATCCCCTCCACCCCATCAGGCTCGCCGACCAACACAAGCGTATTCTTTCCTCAGAACACGTATCTGCCCTTCGGAATCCCGTCGCTCTCGGGCTTGCCCACCAAGATCAGCATCGACACCGTCAGCGGTTACGTCATGGATAGCGCGAACTACCATGACCTGCTGATCCTCAATGGCGGTTTCCGCTACGACGATTACAGCATCAAGTCCACCGGCTATGCCGCGAACGGCGCGTTCGGTCAGCAGTCGGCGGAATTCCTGATCCCCAACTTCAATCTCGGCCTTACGCTCAAGCCGTTGCCGAACGGCAGCGTCTATGTGGCGTACGCGACTTCAGCGAATCCGGTCGGTGCCGAGTTCGACGGTACAAGCACAGCGTACGGCGGCCTCAATCCGACCCTGCCCGGCGGCAACACGCAGATATTTGGCCCTGAGAAAAACAAGGCGATCGAAATCGGCACCAAATGGGAGCTGTTCGATCGTCATCTGCTGCTGACCGCGGCGCTGTTTCAGACGACAAAGGAGAACGCGCGCGAATCGCAGAACGTTAGTAGTGCGGCTGCTGCCGCCCCCTTGGGCTGTGTGTATCCGACCGGAACGACCGGCAATATATCCTGCATCACTGCAGGTGCCGCCTATCGCATCCGTGGCATCGACCTTGGTATCGGTGGCAACATCACTGACAAATGGAGCGTGTTCGGCGGCCTCGTGCTGATGCAATCGGAAGTGACGCAGTCGCTGGCGCCGTCAGCCAATAAGACGTTGTATCCGACCAATGTCGGGCGTCCGCTCGCCAATATCGCGCACGAGTCGTTCAGCCTGCTATCGAAATATCAGCTCAACGACACCTGGGAACTGGGCGGGCAGGCTGTGTATCGCTCCAAGATCTATGGCGGCACTTTGCTTGCGGCCAATCAGGGCACGTCGCTGCCGAGCTACTGGCGCTTTGACGCGTTCGCGGAGGCGAAGCTCGATCAGCACTGGAAGCTCAAGCTGTTCGTGAACAACATCTTCGACAAGCGCTACTACGACGCGCTGTACCAAAGCGCAGCACCGTTCGTGCTGGAAGCACCGGGCCGTGCCGCCTATGTGGTGCTCTCCGCGCGCTACTGA
- a CDS encoding invasion associated locus B family protein — protein MLMQSRLVALATTVLLSTSAAHAQQGAKKNAASPAPATQPAPAPTQAQADGAPGQPGWIVRCTSASREAPLECAMEQNAVLTKTGQTVILINIRIAPDTRTPIALLQLPLGLNLPVGAKLQVDEGKAFDLQIQTCENRGCYASTPVAPDLLAALRSGKQLKVSFQNMAKETIAIPMPLNDFAAAYDKIK, from the coding sequence ATGCTCATGCAATCCAGACTTGTCGCCCTCGCCACCACTGTCCTGTTGTCGACCAGCGCCGCACACGCCCAGCAAGGCGCCAAGAAGAACGCCGCTTCTCCTGCCCCGGCCACGCAGCCCGCGCCTGCCCCGACGCAAGCACAGGCGGACGGCGCTCCGGGGCAGCCCGGCTGGATCGTGCGCTGCACCAGCGCGAGCCGCGAGGCGCCGCTCGAATGCGCGATGGAGCAGAACGCGGTGCTCACCAAGACCGGCCAGACCGTCATCCTGATCAACATCCGCATCGCGCCCGACACCCGCACGCCGATTGCGCTGCTGCAATTGCCGCTCGGCCTCAACCTTCCCGTCGGCGCCAAGCTCCAGGTCGACGAGGGCAAGGCGTTCGATCTCCAGATCCAGACCTGCGAGAACCGCGGCTGCTACGCCTCGACGCCGGTCGCGCCGGACCTGCTGGCCGCCTTGAGGTCGGGCAAGCAGTTGAAGGTCTCCTTCCAGAACATGGCCAAGGAGACGATCGCGATCCCGATGCCACTCAACGATTTCGCCGCGGCCTACGACAAGATCAAGTAA